A single region of the Cucumis melo cultivar AY chromosome 3, USDA_Cmelo_AY_1.0, whole genome shotgun sequence genome encodes:
- the LOC103485513 gene encoding glycosyltransferase family 92 protein RCOM_0530710-like isoform X1, which yields MRDRRKRNVVSWSALFWCTLFLVLLAFLLFTTSRFFSSELVHTLPNPLNKALYDDSSLHFLSSLQETVTLPDQALVFLNHPQTVRPFPKEDINCVYFAANSSVPHRWRPPIDVDGEEHLQKQMVRCPLPPPGFTVSIRVRSNPQLQGGNSHQWDFLVYEALVDRDNTTVVFIKGLGLRPERVSNASKFECVYGWDFRKIKFLLRSNVISIAQEIARCTTPLSVLSNPNRTHDSIKVSIRVKGGGTLNSIARPLLSPRLITPHRKPYEMCLCTMLRNQAQFLKEWVIYHAHLGVRRWFVYDNNSDDDIEDVIASIFNVKHNISRHIWPWIKTQEAGFAHCALRARNSCKWVGFIDVDEFFFLPSGLSLLDVLRNQAKNASVGEIRVSCHSFGPSGLTRMPPQGVTVGYTCRKATAERHKSIVNPEVLNSTLINVVHHFHLRDGFHYMNLERSEMVINHYKYQVWEVFKEKFYRRVATYVADWQEEQNVGSKDRAPGLGTKAVEPEDWSSRFCEVNDTGLRDMVLQNLANRRTHLLPWQEEHRRRRRRSRKKGMHKG from the exons ATGAGAGATCGTAGGAAACGCAATGTCGTTTCTTGGAGCGCCCTCTTCTGGTGCACCTTGTTCCTCGTTCTTCtcgcttttcttcttttcaccaCTTCTCGCTTCTTCTCTTCTG AGTTGGTTCACACGCTGCCAAATCCTCTGAATAAAGCTCTTTACGATGATTCCTCTCTTCATTTTCTCTCTTCCCTTCAAGAAACGGTGACCCTTCCCGATCAAGCTCTTGTTTTTCTCAACCACCCACAAACTGTTCGACCATTTCCCAAAGAGGACATCAACTGTGTTTATTTTGCTGCTAACTCCTCGGTGCCCCACAGGTGGCGCCCCCCAATTGACGTGGATGGTGAGGAACATCTACAAAAGCAAATGGTTCGGTGCCCACTCCCACCTCCTGGATTCACCGTTTCGATTAGAGTGAGATCTAATCCTCAGCTCCAAGGTGGGAACTCGCACCAGTGGGATTTTCTTGTGTATGAAGCATTGGTCGACCGAGACAACACCACCGTGGTCTTTATTAAAGGCCTTGGTCTCCGCCCTGAACGGGTCTCAAATGCGTCCAAATTTGAGTGTGTCTATGGCTGGGATTTTCGGAAGATTAAGTTTCTGCTAAGGTCTAATGTCATATCGATTGCTCAAGAAATTGCGCGTTGTACAACACCTCTGAGCGTACTCAGCAATCCCAATAGAACTCATGATTCAATTAAAGTTTCTATTAGAGTGAAAGGCGGAGGAACTTTGAATTCTATAGCCCGCCCGTTGCTCTCGCCAAGACTCATAACACCTCACCGAAAGCCTTACGAGATGTGCTTGTGCACAATGCTTCGAAACCAAGCGCAATTTCTTAAGGAATGGGTCATTTACCATGCCCATCTCGGTGTTCGCCGTTGGTTTGTCTACGACAACAACAGCGACGATGACATAGAAGATGTAATTGCATCAATATTCAATGTCAAACACAACATTTCTCGACATATTTGGCCCTGGATTAAGACACAAGAAGCCGGTTTTGCACATTGTGCATTACGAGCTCGGAATTCTTGCAAGTGGGTTGGATTCATTGATGTCGATGAGTTCTTCTTCCTACCATCTGGCTTGTCTCTACTTGATGTGCTTAGAAACCAAGCCAAAAACGCCTCTGTTGGGGAGATACGCGTGTCCTGTCACAGCTTCGGCCCATCCGGGCTAACACGGATGCCACCGCAGGGAGTGACGGTCGGTTACACTTGCAGGAAAGCAACAGCGGAGAGGCACAAGAGTATTGTGAACCCGGAGGTTTTGAACTCCACATTGATCAATGTGGTGCATCATTTCCACTTGAGAGATGGGTTTCATTATATGAATTTGGAGAGATCTGAGATGGTTATAAACCATTACAAGTACCAAGTTTGGGAAGTGTTTAAGGAGAAGTTTTACAGGCGAGTAGCGACGTACGTAGCGGATTGGCAGGAGGAGCAAAATGTGGGGTCTAAGGACAGAGCACCCGGGTTAGGGACTAAGGCAGTGGAACCAGAGGACTGGTCGAGCCGTTTCTGCGAGGTCAACGACACTGGGCTACGAGATATGGTGCTGCAAAATTTGGCTAACCGAAGAACCCATCTTTTGCCATGGCAAGAAGAGCATAGACGAAGGAGGAGGAGGTCTAGGAAGAAGGGTATGCACAAAGGATAG
- the LOC103485513 gene encoding glycosyltransferase family 92 protein RCOM_0530710-like isoform X2: protein MIPLFIFSLPFKKRWRPPIDVDGEEHLQKQMVRCPLPPPGFTVSIRVRSNPQLQGGNSHQWDFLVYEALVDRDNTTVVFIKGLGLRPERVSNASKFECVYGWDFRKIKFLLRSNVISIAQEIARCTTPLSVLSNPNRTHDSIKVSIRVKGGGTLNSIARPLLSPRLITPHRKPYEMCLCTMLRNQAQFLKEWVIYHAHLGVRRWFVYDNNSDDDIEDVIASIFNVKHNISRHIWPWIKTQEAGFAHCALRARNSCKWVGFIDVDEFFFLPSGLSLLDVLRNQAKNASVGEIRVSCHSFGPSGLTRMPPQGVTVGYTCRKATAERHKSIVNPEVLNSTLINVVHHFHLRDGFHYMNLERSEMVINHYKYQVWEVFKEKFYRRVATYVADWQEEQNVGSKDRAPGLGTKAVEPEDWSSRFCEVNDTGLRDMVLQNLANRRTHLLPWQEEHRRRRRRSRKKGMHKG, encoded by the exons ATGATTCCTCTCTTCATTTTCTCTCTTCCCTTCAAGAAACG GTGGCGCCCCCCAATTGACGTGGATGGTGAGGAACATCTACAAAAGCAAATGGTTCGGTGCCCACTCCCACCTCCTGGATTCACCGTTTCGATTAGAGTGAGATCTAATCCTCAGCTCCAAGGTGGGAACTCGCACCAGTGGGATTTTCTTGTGTATGAAGCATTGGTCGACCGAGACAACACCACCGTGGTCTTTATTAAAGGCCTTGGTCTCCGCCCTGAACGGGTCTCAAATGCGTCCAAATTTGAGTGTGTCTATGGCTGGGATTTTCGGAAGATTAAGTTTCTGCTAAGGTCTAATGTCATATCGATTGCTCAAGAAATTGCGCGTTGTACAACACCTCTGAGCGTACTCAGCAATCCCAATAGAACTCATGATTCAATTAAAGTTTCTATTAGAGTGAAAGGCGGAGGAACTTTGAATTCTATAGCCCGCCCGTTGCTCTCGCCAAGACTCATAACACCTCACCGAAAGCCTTACGAGATGTGCTTGTGCACAATGCTTCGAAACCAAGCGCAATTTCTTAAGGAATGGGTCATTTACCATGCCCATCTCGGTGTTCGCCGTTGGTTTGTCTACGACAACAACAGCGACGATGACATAGAAGATGTAATTGCATCAATATTCAATGTCAAACACAACATTTCTCGACATATTTGGCCCTGGATTAAGACACAAGAAGCCGGTTTTGCACATTGTGCATTACGAGCTCGGAATTCTTGCAAGTGGGTTGGATTCATTGATGTCGATGAGTTCTTCTTCCTACCATCTGGCTTGTCTCTACTTGATGTGCTTAGAAACCAAGCCAAAAACGCCTCTGTTGGGGAGATACGCGTGTCCTGTCACAGCTTCGGCCCATCCGGGCTAACACGGATGCCACCGCAGGGAGTGACGGTCGGTTACACTTGCAGGAAAGCAACAGCGGAGAGGCACAAGAGTATTGTGAACCCGGAGGTTTTGAACTCCACATTGATCAATGTGGTGCATCATTTCCACTTGAGAGATGGGTTTCATTATATGAATTTGGAGAGATCTGAGATGGTTATAAACCATTACAAGTACCAAGTTTGGGAAGTGTTTAAGGAGAAGTTTTACAGGCGAGTAGCGACGTACGTAGCGGATTGGCAGGAGGAGCAAAATGTGGGGTCTAAGGACAGAGCACCCGGGTTAGGGACTAAGGCAGTGGAACCAGAGGACTGGTCGAGCCGTTTCTGCGAGGTCAACGACACTGGGCTACGAGATATGGTGCTGCAAAATTTGGCTAACCGAAGAACCCATCTTTTGCCATGGCAAGAAGAGCATAGACGAAGGAGGAGGAGGTCTAGGAAGAAGGGTATGCACAAAGGATAG